The Manis javanica isolate MJ-LG chromosome 4, MJ_LKY, whole genome shotgun sequence genome contains a region encoding:
- the CHD3 gene encoding chromodomain-helicase-DNA-binding protein 3 isoform X9: MASPLRDEEEEEEEMAVSEEEEEEEEEGDEEEEEEVEAADEDYEEDGDEAALGRGPGHDRGRDRHSPPGCRLFPPPPPPLPPPPLPPPPPDKDDIRLLPSALGVKKRKRGPKKQKENKPGKPRKRKKLDSEEEFGSERDEYREKSESGGSEYGIGPGRKRRRKHREKKEKKTKRRKKGEGDGGQKQVEQKSSATLLLTWGLEDVEHVFSEEDYHTLTNYKAFSQFMRPLIAKKNPKIPMSKMMTILGAKWREFSANNPFKGSAAAVAAAAAAAAAAVAEQVSAAVSSATPIAPSGPPALPPPPAADTQPPLIRRAKTKEGKGPGHKRRSKSPRVPDGRKKLRGKKMAPLRIKLGLLGSKRKKGGSYVLQSDEGPEPEAEESDLDSGSVHSASGRPDGPVRTKKLKRGRPGRKKKKVLGCPAVAGEEEVDGYETDHQDYCEVCQQGGEIILCDTCPRAYHLVCLDPELDRAPEGKWSCPHCEKEGVQWEAKEEEEEYEEEGEEEGEKEEEDDHMEYCRVCKDGGELLCCDACISSYHIHCLNPPLPDIPNGEWLCPRCTCPVLKGRVQKILHWRWGEPPMAMPAPQQADGNPDAPPTRPLQGRSEREFFVKWVGLSYWHCSWAKELQLEIFHLVMYRNYQRKNDMDEPPPLDYGSGEDDGKSDKRKVKDPHYAEMEEKYYRFGIKPEWMTVHRIINHSVDKKGNYHYLVKWRDLPYDQSTWEEDEMNIPEYEDHKQSYWRHRELIMGEDPAQPRKYKKKKKELQGDGPPSSPTNDPTVKYETQPRFITATGGTLHMYQLEGLNWLRFSWAQGTDTILADEMGLGKTIQTIVFLYSLYKEGHTKGPFLVSAPLSTIINWEREFQMWAPKFYVVTYTGDKDSRAIIRENEFSFEDNAIKGGKKAFKMKREAQVKFHVLLTSYELITIDQAALGSICWACLVVDEAHRLKNNQSKFFRVLNGYKIDHKLLLTGTPLQNNLEELFHLLNFLTPERFNNLEGFLEEFADISKEDQIKKLHDLLGPHMLRRLKADVFKNMPAKTELIVRVELSPMQKKYYKYILTRNFEALNSRGGGNQVSLLNIMMDLKKCCNHPYLFPVAAMESPKLPSGAYEGGALIKASGKLMLLQKMLRKLKEQGHRVLIFSQMTKMLDLLEDFLDYEGYKYERIDGGITGALRQEAIDRFNAPGAQQFCFLLSTRAGGLGINLATADTVIIFDSDWNPHNDIQAFSRAHRIGQANKVMIYRFVTRASVEERITQVAKRKMMLTHLVVRPGLGSKAGSMSKQELDDILKFGTEELFKDENEGENKEEDSSVIHYDNEAIARLLDRNQDATEDTDVQNMNEYLSSFKVAQYVVREEDKIEEIEREIIKQEENVDPDYWEKLLRHHYEQQQEDLARNLGKGKRVRKQVNYNDAAQEDQDNQSEYSVGSEEEDEDFDERPEGRRQSKRQLRNEKDKPLPPLLARVGGNIEVLGFNTRQRKAFLNAVMRWGMPPQDAFTTQWLVRDLRGKTEKEFKAYVSLFMRHLCEPGADGSETFADGVPREGLSRQQVLTRIGVMSLVKKKVQEFEHINGRWSMPELMPDPSADSKRSSRASSPTKTSPTTPEASATNSPCTSKPATPAPSEKGDGVRTPLDKDEAENLDEKPEKNSKVGERMETEADVPSPAPSLRERLEPRKIPLEDEVAGVPGEMEPEPGYRGDREKSATESTPGERGEEKPLDGQEHRERPEGETGDLGKREDGKGDRELRSGPPRDEPRPNGRREEKAEKPRFMFNIADGGFTELHTLWQNEERAAISSGKLNEIWHRRHDYWLLAGIVLHGYARWQDIQNDAQFAIINEPFKTEANKGNFLEMKNKFLARRFKLLEQALVIEEQLRRAAYLNLSQEPAHPAMALHARFAEAECLAESHQHLSKESLAGNKPANAVLHKVLNQLEELLSDMKADVTRLPATLSRIPPIAARLQMSERSILSRLASKGTEPHPTPAFPPGPYATPPGYGAAFSAAPVGALAAAGANYSQMPAGSFITAATNGPPVLVKKEKEMVGALVSDGLDRKEPRAGEVICIDD; encoded by the exons ATGGCTTCCCCTCTgagggacgaggaggaggaggaggaggagatggcgGTGtcggaggaggaagaagaggaggaagaagagggcgacgaggaggaggaggaggaggtggaggcggccGACGAGGACTATGAGGAGGACGGCGACGAGGCGGCACTCGGGCGCGGGCCGGGCCACGACCGGGGCCGCGACCGCCACAGCCCCCCCGGCTGCCGCCTcttcccgccgccgccgccgccgctgcccccgccgccgctgccgcccccGCCGCCAG ATAAGGATGACATTCGGCTGCTGCCTTCAGCATTGGGTGTGAAGAAGAGAAAACGAGGACCCAAGAAGCAGAAGGAGAACAAGCCAGGAAAACCCCGAAAACGCAAGAAGCTT GATAGTGAGGAGGAATTTGGCTCTGAGCGAGATGAGTACCGGGAGAAGTCAGAGAGTGGAGGCAGTGAATATGGAATTGGACCAGGTCGGAAACGAAGACGGAAGCAccgagaaaaaaaggaaaagaagacgAAGCGGCGGAAAaaaggggagggagatggggggCAAAAG CAGGTAGAACAGAAGTCATCAGCAACTCTGCTTCTGACCTGGGGCCTGGAGGACGTGGAACATGTGTTCTCTGAGGAGGATTACCACACACTCACCAACTACAAAGCCTTTAGCCAGTTCATGAG GCCTCTGATTGCTAAGAAGAATCCGAAGATACCAATGTCTAAGATGATGACCATCCTTGGGGCCAAGTGGAGAGAGTTCAGCGCCAATAACCCCTTCAAGGGGTCGGCAGCTGCTGTGGCAGCAGCGGCAGCGGCTGCAGCCGCAGCTGTAGCTGAGCAGGTGTCAGCTGCTGTCTCATCAGCCACTCCCATAGCACCTTCTGGACCCCCCGCCCTTCCACCACCCCCTGCTGCTGATACCCAGCCCCCACTCATACGAAGAGCCAAAACCAAAGAGGGCAAAG GTCCGGGCCATAAGAGACGGAGTAAGAGCCCCCGAGTACCTGATGGCCGCAAAAAGCTTCGGGGAAAGAAGATGGCGCCACTCAGAATCAAACTAGGGCTTCTGGGTAgcaagaggaagaagggaggctCG TATGTTTTGCAGAGTGATGAGGGTCCTGAACCAGAGGCTGAGGAATCAGACCTGGACAGTGGCAGTGTCCACAGTGCCTCGGGTCGGCCCGATGGCCCTGTCCGCACCAAGAAACTAAAGAGAGGCCGgccaggaagaaagaagaagaagg TCCTGGGCTGTCCTGCAGTGGCCGGGGAGGAGGAGGTTGATGGCTACGAGACGGATCACCAGGATTACTGTGAGGTGTGCCAGCAGGGTGGGGAAATTATTCTGTGCGACACCTGCCCTCGTGCCTACCACCTCGTCTGCCTTGATCCTGAGCTTGACCGGGCTCCTGAGGGCAAATGGAGCTGCCCCCATTGT GAGAAGGAGGGGGTACAGTGGGAggccaaggaggaggaggaggaatatgaagaggagggagaggaagaaggggagaaggaggaagaagacgATCACATGGAGTACTGCCGTGTGTGCAAGGATGGTGGGGAGCTCCTGTGCTGTGACGCTTGCATCTCCTCTTACCACATTCATTGTCTGAACCCACCCCTGCCTGACATCCCCAACGGTGAATGGCTATGTCCGCGATGCACG TGCCCCGTGCTGAAAGGTCGTGTGCAGAAGATCCTGCACTGGCGGTGGGGGGAGCCACCCATGGCAATGCCAGCCCCCCAGCAGGCAGATGGGAATCCAGATGCCCCCCCCACTCGTCCTCTTCAAGGCAGATCAGAGCGAGAGTTCTTTGTCAAGTGGGTGGGACTGTCCTACTGGCACTGCTCCTGGGCCAAGGAGCTTCAG CTGGAAATCTTCCACTTGGTAATGTACCGAAACTACCAGCGGAAGAATGACATGGATGAGCCCCCACCCCTGGACTATGGCTCTGGTGAGGATGACGGGAAGAGTGACAAGCGCAAGGTGAAAGACCCTCACTATGCGGAGATGGAGGAGAAGTACTATCGTTTCGGCATCAAGCCAGAGTGGATGACTGTCCACCGTATCATCAACCACAG TGTGGATAAAAAGGGGAATTACCACTATCTAGTGAAATGGAGGGACTTGCCATATGACCAGTCCACTTGGGAGGAAGATGAAATGAACATCCCTGAATATGAAGACCATAAGCAAAGCTACTGGAGACACCG AGAACTAATTATGGGGGAGGACCCAGCTCAGCCCCGCAaatataagaagaagaagaaggagctGCAGGGTGACGGGCCTCCCAGTTCTCCTACTAACGAT CCTACCGTGAAATATGAGACTCAGCCACGGTTTATCACAGCCACTGGAGGCACACTGCACATGTATCAGCTGGAAGGGCTGAATTGGCTCCGCTTCTCATGGGCCCAGGGCACTGACACCATTTTGGCTGATGAGATGGGGCTGGGCAAGACCATACAAACCATTGTCTTCCTCTACTCACTCTACAAGGAG GGCCACACAAAGGGTCCCTTCCTGGTGAGTGCTCCACTCTCTACCATCATTAACTGGGAGCGGGAGTTCCAGATGTGGGCACCTAAGTTCTATGTGGTGACATACACGGGTGACAAGGACAGCCGGGCCATCATTCGTGAGAATGAGTTTTCCTTTGAAGACAATGCCATTAAAGGTGGCAAGAAAGCTTTTAAGATGAAG AGGGAGGCACAGGTGAAGTTCCATGTTCTCCTGACATCATATGAGCTGATCACCATTGATCAGGCAGCACTTGGCTCCATCTGCTGGGCCTGCCTCGTGGTGGATGAGGCCCATCGGCTCAAGAACAATCAGTCCAAG TTTTTCAGGGTCCTCAATGGCTACAAGATTGATCATAAATTGCTGCTGACAGGAACTCCATTGCAGAATAATCTGGAGGAGCTCTTCCATCTGCTGAACTTTCTCACCCCAGAGAGGTTTAA CAAcctggagggcttcctggaggagtttGCTGACATATCCAAAGAAGACCAGATTAAAAAACTACATGACTTGCTGGGACCACATATGCTGCGGAGGCTCAAGGCTGATGTCTTTAAGAACATGCCAGCCAAGACAGAGCTCATTGTTCGAGTGGAGCTGAGCCCCATGCAGAA GAAATACTACAAATACATCCTGACTCGAAATTTTGAGGCCTTGAATTCACGAGGCGGTGGGAACCAAGTGTCACTGCTTAACATCATGATGGATCTTAAGAAGTGCTGCAACCATCCATACCTCTTTCCTGTGGCTGCTATG GAGTCCCCAAAACTCCCCAGTGGGGCTTATGAGGGTGGGGCACTTATTAAGGCATCTGGGAAGCTCATGCTGCTGCAGAAGATGCTGCGGAAGCTGAAGGAGCAAGGACACAGAGTGCTCATCTTCTCGCAG aTGACCAAAATGTTAGACTTGCTAGAGGACTTTTTAGACTACGAAGGCTACAAGTATGAGCGCATTGATGGTGGCATCACTGGTGCCCTGAGGCAGGAGGCCATTGATCGGTTCAATG CTCCTGGGGCCCAACAATTTTGCTTCCTCCTGTCTACCCGAGCTGGGGGCCTGGGCATAAATCTGGCCACTGCTGACACTGTCATCATCTTTGATTCTGACTGGAACCCCCATAATGACATCCAG GCCTTCAGCCGGGCTCATCGGATTGGCCAGGCCAACAAAGTGATGATTTACCGGTTTGTAACTCGTGCATCAGTGGAAGAGCGAATCACACAAGTGGCCAAGAGAAAAATGATGTTGACACATCTGGTGGTGCGGCCTGGGCTAGGCTCCAAGGCAGGCTCCATGTCCAAGCAGGAACTGGATGACATCCTCAAATTTGGCACTGAAGAGCTGTTTAAGGATGAAAATGAGG GGGAGAATAAGGAGGAAGACAGCAGCGTGATTCACTATGACAATGAGGCCATTGCTCGGCTGTTGGACCGGAACCAGGATGCAACTGAGGACACTGATGTGCAGAACATGAATGAGTATCTCAGCTCTTTCAAGGTGGCACAGTACGTGGTGCGGGAGGAAGATAAG ATTGAGGAGATTGAACGAGAGATCATCAAGCAGGAGGAGAATGTGGATCCTGACTACTGGGAGAAGCTGCTGAGGCATCACTATGAGCAACAGCAGGAAGACCTAGCCCGGAATCTTGGCAAGGGCAAGCGGGTTCGTAAGCAAGTTAACTACAATGATGCTGCTCAGGAGGACCAAG ATAACCAGTCAGAATACTCCGTGGGATcagaggaggaagatgaagaTTTTGATGAACGTCCTGAAG GGCGTCGACAGTCTAAGAGGCAACTCCGGAATGAAAAGGATAAGCCACTGCCTCCATTGTTGGCTCGAGTTGGGGGCAACATTGAG GTGCTGGGATTCAACACGCGTCAACGGAAGGCTTTCCTCAATGCTGTGATGCGCTGGGGCATgccaccacaggatgccttcacCACGCAGTGGCTGGTGCGGGATCTGAGGGGCAAGACTGAGAAGGAGTTCAA AGCCTATGTGTCTTTGTTCATGCGCCATCTGTGTGAGCCCGGGGCAGACGGCTCTGAAACCTTTGCTGATGGGGTCCCTCGGGAAGGTCTGAGTCGCCAGCAAGTGCTGACCCGCATTGGAGTCATGTCTCTCGTCAAGAAGAAG GTGCAGGAGTTTGAGCACATCAATGGGCGCTGGTCAATGCCTGAGCTGATGCCTGACCCCAGTGCCGACTCGAAGCGCTCCTCCAGAGCTTCCTCGCCTACCAAAACGTCTCCCACCACCCCCGAAGCTTCTGCTACCAACAGTCCTTGCACTTCTAAACCTG CTACTCCAGCTCCAAGCGAGAAAGGAGATGGTGTAAGGACACCTCTTGACAAGGATGAAGCAGAAAACCTGGACGAGAAGCCAGAGAAGAATAGTAAAGTTGGGGAGAGGATGGAGACCGAG GCTGATGTGCCTAGCCCAGCCCCATCGCTTAGGGAGCGGCTGGAGCCAAGGAAGATTCCTCTGGAGGACGAGGTGGCAGGggtacctggagagatggagccTGAGCCTGGGTACCGGGGGGACAGAGAGAAGTCAG CCACAGAGTCGACACCAGGAGAGAGGGGGGAGGAGAAGCCGTTGGATGGACAGGAACACAGGGAGAGGCCGGAGGGGGAAACAGGGGATTTGGGCAAGAGAG AAGATGGAAAAGGGGACCGGGAGCTTCGGTCTGGGCCTCCTCGAGATGAGCCACGGCCCAACGGGCGACGTGAGGAGAAGGCAGAAAAGCCACGGTTCATGTTCAATATCGCGGATGGTGGCTTCACAG AGCTTCACACATTGTGGCAAAATGAGGAACGGGCAGCTATTTCCTCGGGGAAACTCAATGAGATCTGGCACCGAAGACATGACTATTGGCTTCTGGCTGGGATTGTCCT CCATGGCTACGCACGGTGGCAGGACATCCAGAATGATGCTCAGTTTGCTATTATCAATGAGCCATTTAAAACTGAAGCCAATAAGGGGAACTTTCTGGAGATGAAAAATAAGTTCCTGGCCCGGAGATTCAAG CTCCTGGAGCAGGCGCTGGTGATTGAGGAGCAGCTTCGGCGGGCAGCCTACCT